The following are encoded in a window of Paenibacillus polymyxa genomic DNA:
- a CDS encoding DUF5590 domain-containing protein, translating to MKNKKKWIAVAILAVILILVSIFWYYSYVTQDQVAEKNAAIIKAKQSGGLVNTTQTWKSVWDQVYWVVQGKNAQNENIMVWVPFQKVEGQPNVPAADNSGVHTELLKNGVDEQKMTAIIQQQLPGVKIVRLQPSVFNGEYVWQLFYDDGSHHYYSFYRFSDGVATGVKYTLPNN from the coding sequence TTGAAAAATAAGAAAAAGTGGATAGCGGTCGCCATTTTGGCCGTAATACTGATCCTGGTCAGCATTTTCTGGTATTATTCCTATGTTACTCAAGACCAGGTGGCTGAGAAAAATGCCGCTATCATTAAGGCCAAGCAATCAGGTGGTCTGGTTAACACGACTCAAACATGGAAGTCTGTGTGGGATCAGGTATATTGGGTGGTTCAAGGGAAAAATGCACAGAATGAAAATATAATGGTGTGGGTTCCTTTTCAAAAAGTGGAAGGACAACCTAACGTACCTGCCGCAGATAATAGCGGTGTTCACACCGAACTGCTGAAGAATGGAGTCGATGAGCAAAAAATGACGGCAATAATTCAGCAGCAGCTTCCAGGTGTAAAAATTGTAAGGCTTCAGCCGAGTGTGTTCAATGGCGAATATGTGTGGCAGTTGTTTTACGATGATGGAAGTCATCATTACTACAGCTTTTATCGTTTCTCAGATGGGGTAGCGACGGGTGTAAAATATACTTTGCCCAATAACTAG